In the Colwellia sp. 20A7 genome, one interval contains:
- a CDS encoding glycerophosphodiester phosphodiesterase family protein, with translation MFICFLKKHEFVLFLFTSFVLAGCSRHVTNPINEVSNKMAGKVVAKVGLRPLFLINEMQDSELKTKLEQCKDNTFYRSDFSLGHRGAPMLFPEHTRESYQAAIDSGAGIVECDVTFTSDKALVCRHSQCDLATTTNILAIPELAKQCSQPFIPADPINDIAATAMCCTSDITLAQFKTLTGKMDGANTQATTVEEYLAGTPNWRTDLYSGKGTLMTHAESIEMFKKSGVKMSPELKSASVKMPFNDFSQTDYAQKMLDEYISAGVPAAQVYPQSFNLADVKYWITHAPLFGKQAIFLDERNVGADFDPENPKTWVPSMQQLKSEGVEYIAPPLWMLVTLDPEGAIIPSQYAKADKAAELKIITWSLERSGLLANGGGWYYQSITEAISSEADVLVLLDVLAKQVGVVGVFSDWPATVTYYANCMAIDQ, from the coding sequence ATGTTTATCTGTTTTCTTAAAAAACACGAATTTGTTCTTTTTTTATTCACTTCTTTTGTTTTAGCGGGCTGTAGTCGTCATGTTACCAACCCAATCAATGAAGTAAGCAACAAGATGGCAGGTAAAGTTGTTGCTAAAGTTGGGTTAAGGCCTCTATTTTTAATTAACGAAATGCAAGACAGTGAGCTAAAAACCAAATTAGAGCAGTGTAAAGATAATACTTTTTATCGTTCTGACTTTTCATTAGGACATCGTGGTGCTCCCATGCTATTTCCTGAACATACACGCGAGTCATATCAAGCGGCGATAGATTCAGGTGCAGGCATTGTAGAGTGTGATGTTACTTTTACTTCAGATAAGGCCTTAGTCTGTCGTCACTCACAATGCGATTTAGCCACTACAACGAATATATTGGCTATTCCTGAGCTTGCAAAACAATGTTCACAGCCCTTCATCCCAGCAGATCCAATTAATGACATTGCTGCTACCGCCATGTGTTGTACCAGCGATATTACACTTGCCCAATTTAAAACACTGACAGGAAAAATGGACGGTGCCAATACCCAAGCTACCACGGTAGAGGAATATTTGGCGGGTACACCGAATTGGCGAACGGATCTGTACTCAGGCAAAGGCACATTAATGACGCATGCTGAAAGCATTGAAATGTTTAAAAAATCCGGGGTTAAAATGTCGCCTGAATTAAAATCTGCCAGTGTAAAAATGCCTTTCAACGACTTTAGTCAAACAGACTATGCTCAAAAAATGTTAGACGAATATATATCTGCGGGCGTGCCGGCTGCTCAAGTGTACCCACAATCATTTAATCTGGCAGATGTAAAATATTGGATAACGCATGCACCGTTATTCGGTAAACAAGCTATATTTCTTGATGAAAGAAATGTAGGGGCTGATTTTGATCCTGAAAACCCTAAGACTTGGGTGCCTAGTATGCAGCAATTAAAAAGCGAAGGTGTTGAATATATAGCGCCACCTTTATGGATGTTAGTTACTTTAGACCCCGAAGGGGCAATCATTCCATCACAATATGCTAAGGCCGACAAAGCCGCTGAGCTTAAGATTATTACTTGGTCACTTGAACGCTCAGGCTTGCTTGCTAATGGTGGAGGTTGGTATTACCAAAGCATAACAGAGGCAATAAGTAGCGAAGCTGATGTACTTGTGCTGTTAGATGTTTTAGCAAAACAAGTAGGCGTAGTTGGTGTATTTTCTGATTGGCCTGCAACGGTAACTTATTATGCAAATTGTATGGCGATAGATCAGTAG
- the gorA gene encoding glutathione-disulfide reductase, producing MTQHFDYLAIGAGSGGIASANRAARLGKKAAVIEAKYIGGTCVNVGCVPKKAMWYAGQISDALKYAHDYGFNLGDFKIENNGFDWSRLVKNREAYIERIHAAYQRGFDANDVTVIQGFAKFVDKNTVDVDGTLYTADHITIATGGRPSIPSIEGAEFGLNSDGFFALTEQPKSVAVIGAGYIAVELAGVFHGLGTETHLLVRNEKPLRTFDDMLSNTLVEQMAKHGPTLHNHSTPERIEKLADGQLVVHLTNGKSIGPVEQVVWAIGREPATDNINLDLAGVELDKRGFIVTDKYQNTNVPGIYAVGDNTGRAQLTPVAVAAGRRLCERLFNNKTDLHLDYTGIATVVFSHPVIGTVGLTEAEAVTEYGEDNISVYNSQFTALYQAMTEDYRDPTRMKLICAGAEEKVVGLHSIGFGSDELLQGFAVAMKMGATKADFDNTIAIHPTSAEEFVTL from the coding sequence ATGACACAACATTTTGATTACTTAGCAATAGGCGCAGGTAGTGGCGGAATAGCATCAGCCAATAGAGCAGCACGATTAGGTAAAAAAGCTGCTGTGATTGAAGCGAAATATATAGGTGGCACTTGTGTAAATGTTGGCTGTGTTCCTAAAAAAGCCATGTGGTATGCAGGACAAATTAGTGATGCATTAAAATATGCTCACGATTACGGTTTTAATTTAGGTGATTTTAAAATAGAGAATAATGGCTTTGATTGGAGTCGTTTGGTTAAAAACCGAGAAGCTTACATTGAACGAATTCATGCTGCTTATCAGCGTGGTTTTGATGCTAACGATGTCACTGTTATTCAAGGCTTCGCTAAATTCGTAGACAAGAATACCGTAGATGTTGATGGTACTTTATATACCGCTGATCATATTACTATTGCTACCGGTGGTCGTCCGTCAATTCCAAGCATTGAAGGTGCTGAATTTGGTCTTAATTCTGATGGTTTTTTTGCGTTAACAGAGCAACCTAAGTCAGTAGCTGTTATTGGCGCAGGTTATATTGCAGTTGAATTAGCGGGTGTTTTCCATGGTTTGGGTACAGAAACGCATTTATTAGTTCGAAATGAAAAACCATTACGTACGTTTGATGACATGCTAAGTAACACCCTAGTTGAGCAAATGGCAAAACATGGTCCAACTTTACATAATCACAGTACACCTGAACGTATAGAAAAATTAGCTGACGGACAATTGGTAGTACACCTTACTAATGGCAAGTCTATTGGCCCTGTAGAGCAAGTAGTTTGGGCTATTGGTAGAGAACCAGCAACTGATAACATCAATTTAGATCTTGCAGGCGTAGAGCTTGATAAACGAGGCTTCATCGTAACTGATAAATATCAAAACACTAACGTACCAGGTATTTATGCCGTAGGTGATAACACCGGGCGTGCACAATTAACTCCTGTTGCAGTGGCAGCAGGCCGACGTTTATGTGAACGCTTATTTAACAACAAAACTGACCTACATTTAGACTACACAGGCATCGCTACCGTAGTATTCAGTCATCCTGTTATTGGTACTGTAGGCTTAACGGAAGCTGAAGCCGTAACTGAGTATGGTGAAGATAATATCAGTGTGTATAACTCTCAATTCACGGCACTTTACCAAGCGATGACGGAAGATTATCGTGATCCTACCCGTATGAAACTTATTTGTGCTGGCGCTGAAGAAAAAGTGGTTGGTTTGCATAGTATTGGTTTTGGTAGTGATGAGTTACTACAAGGTTTTGCTGTGGCAATGAAAATGGGCGCAACTAAAGCTGATTTTGATAACACCATTGCAATTCATCCTACGTCAGCTGAAGAGTTTGTTACCCTATAG
- the prlC gene encoding oligopeptidase A, whose product MTNPLLPQAVKSLDLPAFSKIKPAHIKPAVEQAIADCKKVISDTLSNNTLFTWENLVLPIDEVDDVLSKLWSPVSHLNSVMSSDELREAYESCLPLLSEYGTFVGQNQGLFQAYQSLKDSDSFKNLDTAQQKVITNALRDFKLSGIALSDNDKKRYGEIVSRLSDLSSSFSNNVLDATHAFSVTITDKDELTGLPESTLAAAKELAESKEKQGYTFTLDIPSYLPVMMYCDNAELREKMHRAFVTRASDQGPNADEFNNSDIMNELLSLRHELANLLDFDNFAQHSLATKMANDTSEVMAFLENLALKSQAQGKEDFKELNDFAATEFGKNDLQAWDLAYYSEKLKQSRYSISDEELRPYFPKDKVVSGLFTVVNKLFGLNIKQREGVDVWNKDVKFYDIFDKAGEKRGSFYFDLYAREKKRGGAWMDVCVGRTQKADGSIQYPVAYLTCNFNGPVGNNPALFTHDEVVTLFHEFGHGIHHMLSQINAGSVACINGVPWDAVELPSQFLENWCWQPEALAFISGHFETGEPLPQAMLDKMLAAKNFQSAMQMLRQLEFSIFDFTMHANYDPKAENNDNHIQQTLDNVRAQYAVIKAPEFNRFQHGFSHIFGGGYSAGYYSYKWAEVLSADAFGLFEEQGIFNEETGQSFLTNILEKGGSEEPSVLFERFRGRAPEIDAVLRHSGIEA is encoded by the coding sequence ATGACTAATCCTTTATTACCACAAGCTGTAAAAAGCCTTGATTTACCTGCCTTTTCAAAAATAAAACCAGCGCATATTAAGCCTGCGGTAGAGCAAGCTATAGCTGACTGTAAAAAAGTTATTAGTGACACATTAAGCAATAACACCTTGTTTACATGGGAAAACCTAGTCTTACCAATAGATGAAGTTGATGACGTTCTTTCTAAATTATGGTCGCCAGTTTCTCATCTAAATTCAGTAATGAGCAGTGACGAGCTACGAGAAGCTTATGAATCTTGCCTACCTTTATTATCAGAATACGGTACCTTTGTTGGTCAAAACCAAGGTTTATTTCAAGCATATCAAAGCTTAAAAGATAGTGATTCATTTAAAAACTTAGATACAGCGCAACAAAAAGTAATTACCAATGCGTTACGTGATTTTAAATTATCGGGTATTGCCTTAAGTGACAACGACAAAAAACGTTACGGTGAAATTGTTTCACGTTTATCAGACCTCAGCTCAAGCTTTAGTAATAACGTCCTTGATGCAACGCATGCGTTTAGCGTAACAATTACCGACAAAGATGAGCTAACAGGCTTACCTGAAAGCACATTGGCTGCAGCAAAAGAGTTAGCTGAGTCAAAAGAAAAACAAGGTTATACCTTCACGCTTGATATTCCAAGTTACTTACCTGTGATGATGTATTGCGATAACGCTGAGTTACGTGAAAAAATGCATCGTGCATTTGTCACCCGCGCATCCGATCAAGGCCCTAATGCTGATGAGTTTAATAACAGCGATATTATGAATGAGCTATTAAGTTTGCGTCATGAACTGGCTAACTTACTTGATTTTGATAACTTCGCTCAACATTCTCTCGCCACTAAAATGGCCAACGATACTAGCGAAGTCATGGCGTTTTTAGAAAACTTAGCGCTAAAATCACAAGCCCAAGGTAAAGAAGACTTTAAAGAACTAAATGACTTTGCCGCCACTGAATTTGGTAAAAATGACTTACAAGCATGGGATTTAGCCTATTACAGCGAAAAATTAAAGCAAAGTCGCTATTCAATATCCGATGAAGAGTTACGCCCTTATTTCCCGAAAGACAAAGTTGTTTCAGGCTTATTTACAGTAGTAAACAAGCTGTTTGGTTTAAACATTAAACAACGTGAAGGTGTTGATGTTTGGAACAAAGACGTAAAGTTTTATGATATTTTTGATAAAGCGGGCGAAAAGCGTGGTAGCTTTTATTTTGATTTATATGCACGTGAGAAAAAACGCGGCGGCGCTTGGATGGACGTTTGCGTTGGTCGTACTCAAAAAGCCGATGGTTCAATTCAATACCCTGTTGCTTATTTAACCTGTAATTTCAACGGTCCTGTCGGCAATAACCCAGCCTTATTCACCCATGATGAAGTGGTTACCTTATTCCATGAATTTGGCCATGGTATTCATCATATGTTGAGCCAAATTAATGCCGGCAGTGTTGCTTGTATCAATGGTGTGCCATGGGATGCGGTAGAACTACCAAGCCAATTTTTAGAAAACTGGTGTTGGCAACCAGAGGCGCTTGCCTTTATTTCAGGTCATTTTGAAACAGGCGAGCCATTACCGCAAGCCATGTTAGATAAAATGCTAGCGGCGAAAAACTTTCAATCAGCAATGCAAATGTTACGTCAGTTGGAGTTTAGTATTTTCGATTTCACTATGCATGCAAACTACGACCCTAAAGCTGAAAACAATGATAACCATATTCAACAAACGCTCGACAATGTAAGAGCGCAATATGCCGTAATAAAAGCCCCTGAGTTTAATCGTTTTCAACACGGGTTTAGCCATATATTTGGTGGTGGTTATTCAGCAGGTTATTACAGCTATAAATGGGCAGAAGTATTATCTGCCGATGCGTTTGGCTTATTTGAAGAGCAAGGTATTTTCAATGAAGAAACAGGCCAATCATTCTTAACCAATATTTTAGAAAAAGGTGGCAGTGAAGAGCCAAGCGTTCTATTTGAACGTTTTAGAGGCAGAGCACCAGAAATTGACGCAGTACTACGCCATAGCGGTATTGAAGCATAG
- the polA gene encoding DNA polymerase I: protein MTTSTENSPLSPLILVDGSSYLFRAYHVPYLQALSTASGQPTGAITGVLNMIRSLKKDYPNGNVVVIFDAKGKTFRNDLYPEYKANRPPMPDELRTQIAPLHNIISAMGLPLLVIPGVEADDVIGTLAKQASEQGIETVISTGDKDMAQLVTPHVRLINTMTAVELNEAGVSEKFGVRPDQIIDYLALMGDKVDNIPGVVKCGPKTAVKWLAEHGTLDEVIANADKVKGKIGENLREALEQLPLSYLLATIKCDVELEQSVEQLQPTEPDVEALASLYQEFELKRLLADLGKGSSNSKSEQVVSNTVNKVPTDTAKDTAKSKTENVDIISAEVADAKYDIILDKISFNAWLEKLKDCTAFAFDTETTSVDYMKAELVGLSFAIESGIAAYVPLAHDYIDAPYQLDLDWVLAQLKPLLESTEIKKIGQNLKYDANVLSHYDIKLQGAAFDTMLESYCYNSVATRHNMDALSLKYLDYKTVSFEDVAGKGAKQLTFNQIDIEKSGYYAAEDADITLRLHHAIFPALEQLPEQLSVYNEIEMPLMPVLAKMEQTGVLIDCDVLDQQSHSIGQRLDELEIEAHNLAGKSFNLGSPKQLQQILFEELKIPVIKKTPKGAPSTAEEVLQELALDYPLPKVILENRGLSKLKSTYTDKLPLMVSAKTGRVHTSYHQAVTATGRLSSTDPNLQNIPIRSEQGRKIRQAFIAPTDYKIVAIDYSQIELRIMAHLSNDKGLVTAFSEGKDIHKATAAEIFSVELDEVTTDQRRSAKAINFGLIYGMSAFGLAKQLSIGRQQAQEYQDRYFQRYPGVLTYMEETREQASEQGYVETLYGRRLYLPEIKSKNGMRRKGAERAAINAPMQGTAADIIKKAMLDVSVWLNEQNDDRVKMTMQVHDELIFEIHQDIVEEVTAKLVDLMNNAVQLSVPLIAEAGIGDNWDEAH from the coding sequence ATGACAACTTCGACAGAAAATTCACCATTATCACCTTTAATTCTAGTGGATGGTTCTTCGTATTTATTTCGCGCATATCATGTTCCATATTTACAAGCTTTATCAACGGCGAGTGGTCAACCTACGGGAGCGATCACTGGTGTTTTGAATATGATCCGTAGTTTGAAAAAAGACTACCCAAATGGCAATGTAGTTGTCATTTTTGATGCGAAAGGTAAGACTTTCCGTAACGATTTATACCCTGAATATAAAGCAAATCGTCCACCGATGCCGGATGAATTACGTACACAAATAGCACCTTTACATAATATTATTAGTGCTATGGGTTTGCCATTATTGGTTATTCCTGGGGTTGAGGCTGATGATGTTATTGGTACTTTAGCGAAGCAAGCGAGTGAGCAGGGTATAGAAACTGTGATCTCAACTGGCGATAAAGATATGGCGCAATTAGTTACGCCGCATGTACGTTTGATCAACACGATGACAGCTGTTGAATTAAATGAAGCAGGTGTGAGTGAAAAATTTGGCGTACGACCTGATCAAATTATCGATTATCTTGCGTTAATGGGCGACAAAGTTGACAACATACCTGGTGTAGTTAAGTGTGGTCCTAAAACTGCGGTAAAATGGTTAGCTGAACACGGCACATTAGATGAAGTCATTGCTAATGCTGACAAGGTAAAAGGAAAAATAGGTGAAAACTTACGTGAAGCGCTCGAGCAACTACCACTTTCATATTTGCTCGCTACAATAAAATGTGATGTTGAGTTAGAGCAAAGTGTTGAGCAATTACAGCCTACAGAACCCGATGTTGAGGCACTCGCTTCACTTTATCAAGAGTTTGAATTAAAGCGCTTGTTAGCTGATTTAGGTAAAGGTAGTAGTAATAGCAAAAGTGAGCAAGTGGTAAGTAATACCGTTAATAAAGTGCCTACAGATACCGCAAAAGATACAGCAAAGAGTAAAACGGAAAATGTTGATATTATCTCAGCAGAAGTGGCGGATGCTAAATACGATATTATTTTAGATAAAATAAGCTTTAATGCTTGGTTAGAAAAACTTAAAGATTGTACTGCTTTTGCTTTTGATACTGAAACTACCAGTGTTGATTATATGAAAGCGGAGTTAGTGGGTTTATCGTTTGCGATAGAGTCAGGAATAGCAGCTTATGTACCATTGGCCCATGATTATATTGATGCGCCATACCAACTAGATTTAGATTGGGTGTTAGCACAATTAAAACCTCTATTAGAAAGTACTGAGATTAAAAAAATTGGTCAAAATTTAAAATACGATGCCAATGTATTAAGTCATTACGACATTAAATTACAAGGTGCAGCATTCGATACTATGCTTGAGTCCTATTGTTATAACAGCGTTGCAACGCGACATAATATGGATGCGTTATCACTTAAGTATCTAGATTATAAAACAGTATCGTTTGAAGATGTGGCCGGTAAAGGTGCTAAGCAGTTAACTTTCAATCAAATAGATATTGAAAAATCGGGTTACTATGCTGCAGAAGATGCTGATATTACTTTACGTTTACATCACGCTATTTTTCCTGCCCTTGAGCAACTACCTGAGCAATTAAGCGTTTATAATGAGATTGAAATGCCGTTAATGCCTGTGCTAGCAAAAATGGAGCAAACAGGGGTATTAATTGATTGCGACGTGCTTGATCAACAAAGCCATAGTATTGGTCAACGCTTAGATGAATTAGAAATTGAAGCGCATAACCTAGCAGGTAAAAGTTTTAATTTAGGATCACCTAAGCAATTACAACAAATATTATTTGAAGAACTAAAAATACCGGTTATTAAGAAAACGCCTAAAGGTGCACCTTCTACTGCAGAAGAGGTACTACAAGAGTTAGCGCTGGATTATCCTTTACCAAAAGTTATTTTAGAAAACCGCGGATTAAGTAAATTAAAATCTACTTATACAGACAAATTACCTTTAATGGTGAGTGCTAAAACAGGTCGAGTGCATACTTCGTATCATCAAGCTGTCACTGCAACTGGGCGTTTATCGTCAACCGATCCTAATCTACAGAACATTCCAATTCGTAGCGAACAAGGCCGTAAAATTCGCCAAGCGTTTATCGCCCCAACAGACTATAAAATTGTTGCTATTGATTACTCTCAAATTGAATTACGTATTATGGCGCATTTATCTAACGATAAAGGCTTAGTGACTGCTTTTAGCGAAGGTAAAGACATTCATAAAGCAACAGCAGCTGAAATTTTTTCAGTTGAATTAGATGAGGTTACAACGGACCAGCGTCGTAGCGCTAAAGCGATTAACTTTGGATTAATTTATGGTATGTCGGCTTTTGGCTTGGCAAAGCAGTTAAGTATAGGTCGTCAGCAGGCGCAAGAATATCAAGATAGATATTTCCAACGTTACCCGGGTGTTTTGACATATATGGAAGAAACTCGCGAACAAGCCAGTGAGCAAGGCTATGTTGAAACTTTATATGGTCGCCGTTTATATTTACCTGAAATAAAATCAAAAAATGGTATGCGAAGAAAAGGAGCTGAACGTGCTGCTATTAACGCACCGATGCAAGGCACAGCAGCAGATATCATCAAAAAAGCCATGCTTGATGTTTCTGTGTGGTTAAATGAACAAAATGATGACCGGGTCAAAATGACGATGCAGGTACATGATGAATTAATTTTTGAAATCCATCAAGATATCGTGGAAGAGGTGACGGCTAAACTAGTCGATCTGATGAATAATGCGGTGCAATTAAGTGTGCCGCTAATTGCTGAAGCAGGCATAGGTGATAATTGGGATGAAGCACATTAG
- a CDS encoding class I SAM-dependent methyltransferase gives MTEYLYKHIAVAYCDAINSDQCKRIAKKWQLDYIGDAAAANKQPQLQFLLQLNQQALELLKLDEPKLGGVKVDFVEGAVAHRRKFGGGRGQDIAKAIGLKHGFTPHVLDATAGLGRDAFVLAGLGCQVTLMERMPIVAALLDDGIERAKLNSEVSEIANRMTLVHASSIKNMNLAQQVDVVYLDPMYPHREKSAAVKKEMRVFQSLVGEDLDADALLEPALALAKYRVVVKRPSYAPPLNNIKPSTSIKMKKNRFDVYVKRAIPKV, from the coding sequence ATGACTGAATATTTGTATAAACACATTGCCGTTGCTTATTGTGATGCGATTAACAGTGACCAATGTAAACGTATTGCCAAAAAATGGCAGTTAGATTATATCGGTGATGCCGCTGCCGCGAATAAGCAGCCACAATTACAATTTTTATTACAGCTTAATCAACAAGCCTTAGAGCTTTTAAAATTAGACGAGCCTAAACTTGGTGGCGTTAAAGTAGACTTTGTTGAAGGTGCGGTGGCACATCGCAGGAAATTTGGCGGCGGCAGAGGTCAAGATATTGCCAAAGCAATTGGCTTAAAACACGGTTTTACGCCACATGTGTTAGACGCTACCGCGGGGCTAGGTCGAGATGCTTTTGTACTAGCGGGTTTAGGTTGCCAAGTCACCTTAATGGAGCGTATGCCGATAGTGGCAGCTTTACTCGATGATGGCATAGAGCGCGCAAAGCTCAACAGCGAAGTCAGTGAAATAGCTAACCGCATGACGCTTGTGCATGCTTCATCGATTAAAAACATGAATTTGGCACAGCAAGTCGATGTAGTTTATCTTGATCCTATGTACCCACACCGTGAAAAATCAGCGGCAGTAAAAAAAGAAATGCGCGTATTTCAATCATTAGTAGGTGAAGACCTCGATGCAGATGCACTACTTGAACCTGCCTTAGCCCTAGCTAAATATCGCGTGGTAGTTAAACGCCCTAGTTATGCGCCACCACTTAACAATATCAAACCAAGTACTTCAATCAAAATGAAGAAAAACAGATTCGATGTTTATGTTAAGCGAGCGATACCAAAGGTTTAA
- a CDS encoding DNA-3-methyladenine glycosylase I: MSTMTKTATNTTEKFSHLYQRAANRKGGTKALELLLGQKIVGKKLLTDSAAQQSVANLTDDRILSAFTKQIFKSGFVWRVVENKWPDFEDSFFNFNIEKILMMPEEMLENKAADPKIIRNYNKVKTIQANAQMIFEHQTEHKTSFAQFIADWPTSDIIGLWTYLKKNGQRLGGNTGPYALRLLGKDTFILSSDVEGYLRAQKVIDGGLQSKKSLTAIQTYFNQLQQESGYSLTQLSRLIAFASGDNYVHVELHVEQV; encoded by the coding sequence ATGAGCACAATGACAAAGACGGCAACCAACACAACCGAAAAGTTTAGCCATTTATACCAACGTGCCGCAAATAGAAAAGGCGGCACAAAGGCTTTGGAGCTACTGCTTGGTCAAAAAATTGTTGGTAAAAAATTATTGACCGATAGCGCCGCCCAGCAAAGTGTGGCGAATTTAACGGATGACCGTATTTTGTCAGCCTTTACCAAGCAAATTTTCAAATCAGGCTTTGTCTGGCGCGTAGTCGAAAATAAATGGCCTGATTTTGAAGACAGCTTTTTCAATTTTAACATTGAAAAAATACTGATGATGCCAGAGGAAATGCTGGAAAATAAAGCTGCAGATCCTAAAATTATCCGCAATTACAATAAAGTAAAAACCATTCAAGCCAATGCACAAATGATCTTTGAGCACCAAACCGAGCATAAAACCAGTTTTGCTCAGTTTATTGCCGACTGGCCTACAAGCGATATTATTGGCTTATGGACTTACTTGAAGAAAAACGGACAACGATTAGGCGGTAACACTGGCCCTTATGCTCTGCGTTTGCTTGGCAAAGATACCTTTATTCTGAGTTCAGATGTTGAAGGTTATCTACGCGCTCAAAAAGTGATTGATGGTGGCTTGCAAAGCAAAAAAAGCTTAACCGCAATACAAACCTATTTTAATCAACTCCAACAAGAATCTGGTTACAGCCTAACGCAATTAAGCCGTTTAATCGCATTTGCCAGTGGTGATAACTATGTTCATGTCGAGCTTCATGTTGAGCAAGTATAA